In the Pseudoliparis swirei isolate HS2019 ecotype Mariana Trench chromosome 19, NWPU_hadal_v1, whole genome shotgun sequence genome, one interval contains:
- the si:ch211-153b23.5 gene encoding glutamine amidotransferase-like class 1 domain-containing protein 3, mitochondrial codes for MSKRVAVILAGCGVYDGTEIHEASAVLVHLSRAGAKVQMFAPNADQMHVVNHCEGKPTEEKRNILQESARIARGDVTDLAKLDVSAFDAVIIPGGFGVAKNLSDWAVKNKEFTIQPHLEKLLKAFHKAGKPMGMCCISPILAAKILPGCEITVGQDKECERWPHAQTAGTMKEMGCKHVNTDVEEAHVDVKNKLVTTSAFMCNAPIHKVFDGIGVMVKETLKLV; via the exons ATGTCAAAGCGTGTTGCAGTTATTCTTGCAGGCTGTGGAGTCTATGACGGCACAGAGATCCATGAGGCCTCGGCTGTCCTCGTCCACCTGAGTCGAGCTGGAGCGAAA GTGCAGATGTTTGCTCCTAATGCAGATCAGATGCATGTTGTAAATCACTGTGAGGGGAAACCTACAGAGGAGAAAAGAAACATCCTGCAAGAAAGTGCTCGCATCGCCAGGGGTGACGTGACCGATCTGGCAAAGTTAGATGTTTCAGCATTTGATGCCGTCATAATCCCAG GGGGCTTTGGGGTGGCCAAGAACCTGAGTGACTGGGCAGTGAAGAACAAGGAGTTCACCATCCAGCCACATTTAGAGAAGCTCCTCAAGGCTTTCCACAAAGCCGGAAAGCCGATGGGCATGTGCTGCATCTCCCCAATCCTCGCTGCCAAAATCCTGCCCGGCTGTGAGATCACTGTGGGACAGGACAAAGAGTGTGAAAG GTGGCCACATGCTCAGACAGCAGGCACTATGAAGGAGATGGGCTGCAAACACGTCAACACGGATGTGGAGGAAGCACACGttgatgtaaaaaataaactggtCACCACCTCTGCATTTATGTGCAATGCTCCCATTCATAAAGTTTTTGATGGAATTGGAGTCATGGTCAAAGAGACACTGAAACTGGTTTAA
- the si:ch211-153b23.4 gene encoding uncharacterized protein si:ch211-153b23.4, producing the protein MAQHSLHVSIGILGISGGSLLLLVNNYASLPEKDFIPHTVLGILLLVIAILLAYTGISHSLSHAQLFSSLCLTVSALWCGSGLVYILVGQAVLQPTELRSSLVPGLAAFTLALLVIGAVAVAVKEAVLVIIAVGISLASAHQIAGLSASGFGQSATAANYLLVCLVGVYFGFGRLLYSITHGKLEPPGTGLRRTAEHHQGCNDAVSVGLVMNLLSASVLACPLLGVVPQLSIGHVPWLWTAGVFQLGMCVLFYRAMDTLAATFYGFTALLKFAEGYSALLSSSVHPFSPIPFPIVFSVLFSILALFSCQKSLLEGLYQLIFAAYCIVIAAQPQGFFQGGTQCVQGAIFVLSAGMLFITTFNMVSTTMIPTGQGYFKALVTRMQCLTLRAHNKNQHVPYLGYSKYADAEVLGHACNVLAAFAVTATVGDINPLSVLVMPWVVVSGGALQLLCGSVAFARGKTFESTVFILYGVMWAVWGLTRYGGLYGETRSFNVVVGIISFMLFNCLVTAAALFVSVAWFAYALTFQLILISFLLDAVGALPYGYDIGVTIIFGLVSFYFFLAEIFNSTFQSPLIPFGKPLVKLNGDRGGADICPHVPARKASSVRQIAEIMKNGGICGMPTDTVYVLVAACNRPDAVVKAYKVKKQAQDRPMSLWISSIKQLEPVRHLLSPLLLDFMEAAWPSSISMVIPRGPWMDTFGLGDAAKHIGTPQSIAIRNPDCSVVTHLINLVGPVAVTSANPSGEADTTHHNQVYAKLGTKVDGVLCDGPSPENIASTVVDCTKIETGCIGFFRVGLIPKSKVLYIFEEVQKRHIHGQTNPAFE; encoded by the exons ATGGCTCAACACTCACTGCATGTGTCCATCGGCATACTGGGAATCTCTGGCG GTTCTCTTTTGCTTTTGGTGAACAACTATGCCAGCTTACCTGAAAAAGACTTCATCCCCCATACTGTACTGGGGATCTTGCTCCTCGTTATTGCAATCCTCTTAGCTTATACAG GTATCTCTCACAGTCTGTCCCACGCTCAGCTGTTTTCCTCTCTGTGTCTGACCGTTTCGGCCCTCTGGTGTGGTTCAGGTCTGGTGTACATCCTGGTGGGGCAGGCGGTGCTGCAGCCTACGGAGCTGAGATCCTCTCTGGTTCCCGGCCTGGCAGCATTTACCTTAGCCCTGCTCGTCATAGGCGCTGTAGCAGTTGCAGTAAAGGAAGCAGTTCTAGTTATCATAGCTGTCGGCATAAGTTTAGCAAGTGCCCATCAAATCGCCGGTTTGTCAGCTTCAGGTTTTGGTCAGTCTGCAACAGCTGCCAACTACCTTCTGGTCTGTCTGGTGGGTGTTTACTTTGGTTTTGGACGTCTGCTGTACAGCATCACTCATGGTAAATTGGAGCCTCCAGGAACTGGCttgaggagaacagcagagcaTCACCAGGGTTGTAATGATGCAGTGTCAGTGGGTCTGGTGATGAACTTGCTGTCCGCCTCTGTGTTAGCCTGTCCTTTGTTAGGCGTGGTCCCCCAGCTCTCCATTGGTCACGTCCCCTGGCTTTGGACAGCGGGAGTTTTCCAGCTTGGCATGTGTGTCCTCTTCTACCGGGCCATGGACACACTGGCCGCCACGTTTTACGGCTTCACTGCTCTGCTGAAATTTGCAGAGGGCTACAGCGCTCTCCTGTcatcttcagttcaccctttctCCCCTATTCCCTTCCCCATTGTCTTCTCTGTGCTTTTCTCCATCCTGGCTCTGTTCAGTTGTCAGAAGAGCTTGCTGGAGGGGCTCTACCAGTTAATCTTTGCAGCATATTGTATTGTCATTGCAGCCCAGCCTCAAGGCTTCTTCCAAGGAGGCACCCAGTGTGTTCAGGGAGCTATATTTGTGTTGTCTGCCGGCATGCTTTTTATTACCACATTTAATATGGTTTCCACGACAATGATTCCTACGGGGCAGGGATATTTCAAAGCTTTGGTGACCAGGATGCAGTGTCTTACTCTCAGAGCCCATAATAAAAATCAACATGTACCTTACCTGGGCTACTCCAAGTATGCTGATGCAGAGGTGTTAGGCCACGCCTGTAATGTGCTAGCTGCTTTTGCCGTAACAGCCACAGTTGGGGACATAAATCCTCTGTCTGTGCTGGTTATGCCCTGGGTGGTGGTTTCTGGAGGGGCACTCCAGCTGCTCTGTGGTTCAGTAGCTTTTGCTCGAGGTAAAACCTTTGAGAGCACAGTTTTCATTCTCTATGGGGTGATGTGGGCAGTATGGGGTTTGACTCGATATGGCGGCTTATACGGGGAAACCCGCAGCTTTAATGTGGTTGTCGGGATCATAAGCTTCATGTTGTTTAACTGTTTAGTGACAGCTGCAGCACTATTTGTAAGTGTTGCTTGGTTTGCTTATGCCCTCACCTTCCAGCTTATCCTCATTAGCTTCCTGCTGGATGCAGTAGGTGCACTGCCTTATGGCTATGACATAGGAGTCACCATAATTTTTGGTCTggtcagtttttattttttcttggcGGAAATTTTTAACAGCACCTTCCAGTCCCCACTGATACCCTTCGGAAAACCTCTAGTCAAGCTAaatggggacagaggaggcgcAGATATTTGTCCGCATGTACCCGCTCGCAAGGCCTCGTCTGTCCGGCAGATTGCAG AAATTATGAAAAATGGTGGCATATGTGGAATGCCGACTGACACCGTCTATGTGCTGGTGGCAGCTTGCAACAGGCCCGACGCAGTCGTCAAAGCTTACAA GGTGAAGAAGCAGGCGCAGGACCGCCCCATGTCCCTGTGGATCTCCTCCATCAAACAGCTGGAGCCGGTGCGACACCTGCTGAGCCCTCTGCTCCTTGATTTCATGGAGGCTGCGTGGCCCTCTTCCATTAGCATGGTTATACCCAGAG GCCCGTGGATGGACACCTTTGGTTTAGGAGATGCTGCTAAACACATAGGGACACCACAAAGCATTGCAATCAGAAACCCAGACTGTTCTGTGGTCACACATCTTATTAATCTG GTGGGGCCTGTCGCTGTAACCTCAGCCAACCCTTCAGGCGAGGCAGACACAACGCACCACAACCAAGTTTACGCCAAGCTAGGAACAAAA GTGGATGGAGTGTTATGTGATGGACCATCCCCAGAGAATATTGCATCTACTGTGGTTGACTGCACCAAAATTGAAACGGGTTGTATTGGCTTCTTTAGAGTGGGTCTCATTCCTAAATCCAAG gttctttataTCTTTGAGGAGGTTCAGAAGCGGCACATACATGGGCAGACAAATCCTGCTTTTGAATGA